CGAGCAAGCGCCGTTGTCCATTCATGGTGAGGTAGCGTGCGGCCCAGACTGTGGGGGTTCCGACATCACAGGTGAAGATGGCATCTTCCGCAGCCAACTGATCGATGAGGCGCGCGACATACTGCGGATGAATGGGAGTGCGATTGTTGTCGGGCTGCGCGAGATCTTCGAGGCCCTCACATACTTTTTTGAAGTCGTTGACGTGAGTCTCGAGATGGGCGGCGTCGGTCTTCTGGTTCAGTAATGGAAGCAGCGCGGGCAGAGTGTGCTGGATGGTGCCGACGAGGCCGAGATGAATCGGTGTACGGCGGCCCAGTTGCTCGCCACGAGCATCGATCTGAAGGACGGTTGCCTTCGTGGGGAAGAACTGCTGATAGGGAAAGTCGGTGCCGAGCATCAGCAGGGTATCGCAGTCTTCCATGGCGTGATATCCGGAGCTGAAGCCGATCAGTCCAGTGAGGCCGACGTTATAAGGATTGTCGTATTCGATATATTCTTTGCCGCGCAGGGCATGGACGATGGGTGCTTTCAGCTTTGCGGCTGTAGCAATCAGATCATCGTGGGCACCTTTGCATCCGGCTCCGGCAAGGATGGTCACTCTCTTTCCTGCGTTCAGATGGTTCGCGGCTTCGCGCAACTCTTCATCATTCGGGCGAAGGAGTGGTTGTGGAGTACGGATAGGCAGGATGGGGTTGTCGTCGAGAGCATCGTGAAGAAAGATCTCGCCAGGAACGACGATGACGGAGACGCTAGATCGAGAGACGGCACTTCGCATGGCAATCTCAAGCATGCGCGGCATCTGTTCGGGGATGCTGACCATCTCGCAGTAGTCGCTGCACTCTTTGAAGAGATTCTGGGGATGCGTTTCCTGGAAATAGCCGCTGCCAATTTCGACGCGAGGGATGTGGGCCGCGATGGCGAGGACAGGAACGCGGCTGCGGTGGCAATCGAAGAGTCCGTTGATGAGGTGCAGGTTGCCGGGGCCACAGCTGGCGGCACAGACGGCGAGTGATCCGGTGAGGTGCGCTTCGGCTCCGGCGGCGAAGGCGGCGACCTCCTCATTGCGGACGTGGGCCCACTCCAGAGCGGCATCTTTACGGATGGCATCGGTGAAGCCATTCAAGGAGTCACCTG
This portion of the Edaphobacter sp. 4G125 genome encodes:
- the poxB gene encoding ubiquinone-dependent pyruvate dehydrogenase, with the translated sequence MAKTIADVMVESLKNAGVKRVYGLPGDSLNGFTDAIRKDAALEWAHVRNEEVAAFAAGAEAHLTGSLAVCAASCGPGNLHLINGLFDCHRSRVPVLAIAAHIPRVEIGSGYFQETHPQNLFKECSDYCEMVSIPEQMPRMLEIAMRSAVSRSSVSVIVVPGEIFLHDALDDNPILPIRTPQPLLRPNDEELREAANHLNAGKRVTILAGAGCKGAHDDLIATAAKLKAPIVHALRGKEYIEYDNPYNVGLTGLIGFSSGYHAMEDCDTLLMLGTDFPYQQFFPTKATVLQIDARGEQLGRRTPIHLGLVGTIQHTLPALLPLLNQKTDAAHLETHVNDFKKVCEGLEDLAQPDNNRTPIHPQYVARLIDQLAAEDAIFTCDVGTPTVWAARYLTMNGQRRLLGSFVHGSMASAVPQAIGAQASHRTRQVVALAGDGGLAMMLGDLLTLRQLKLPIKIVVFNNSSLAFVELEMKAAGIVNYGTALDNPNLANLATAAGLHGVRVEQPNDLEDALRTAFQVPGPALVEVIVNRQELSMPPSVTFEQAKGFSLWAAKSVLSGRGDEVLDLAKTNILQRILK